A single Pristis pectinata isolate sPriPec2 chromosome 22, sPriPec2.1.pri, whole genome shotgun sequence DNA region contains:
- the cnr2 gene encoding cannabinoid receptor 2 — translation MNGNDSTPNSNSTPNSLISDTTVTQDKIVCNHTVLPIEHFLILTESQKKIIATLCLTVGPFTILENIFILCVIFFTPQLRSRPSYLFITSLATADLMASAVFVYSFVGFHVFEYKDNKHIFLFKLGCVIASFSASVGSLLFTAIDRYICIHRPSEYRAIITKRKAVNCILVMWLIVIFIGLLPLMGWNCCESHNYCSELFPLVDEAYLICWIMLITCLLVLIIHAYIHILWKAHFHSVYMEKQKEGRKGQVKLGHKRMDIKLAKTLGLILIILITFWSPALALMTYDVFAKVSKDTKKVFAFCSMLCLLNSTMNPIVYALRSKDMRRSIVNILSGCKKQQSSLESSMESDGQIKSQIISVCSSCDKYSPVTSENSTSPTMPV, via the coding sequence atgaatggaaatgatTCAACTCCAAATTCCAACTCAACTCCAAATTCACTCATTTCTGACACTACAGTCACACAGGATAAAATAGTTTGTAACCATACAGTATTGCCTATCGAACACTTCCTAATCCTTACAGAAAGCCAAAAGAAAATTATTGCCACATTGTGTTTGACAGTGGGGCCTTTTACTATTTTGGAAAACATCTTCATTTTATGTGTGATATTCTTTACTCCACAGCTCCGAAGTCGAccttcttatttatttattactaGCCTTGCAACTGCCGACCTCATGGCAAGTGCTGTATTTGTTTACAGTTTTGTTGGCTTCCATGTTTTTGAGTACAAGGACAATAAGCACATCTTTCTGTTTAAACTGGGATGTGTCATTGCATCGTTCTCAGCTTCAGTGGGCAGTTTGCTCTTCACTGCTATTGACAGGTACATATGCATTCACAGGCCTTCTGAATACAGGGCAATTATAACAAAGAGGAAAGCAGTGAACTGCATTTTAGTTATGTGGTTAATTGTTATTTTTATAGGTTTACTTCCTTTAATGGGATGGAATTGCTGTGAGTCACATAATTACTGTTCCGAGCTATTTCCTTTAGTTGATGAAGCCTATTTAATTTGCTGGATAATGCTTATAACTTGTCTGTTAGTTTTAATAATTCATGCCTATATACATATTCTATGGAAGGCCCATTTTCATTCAGTCTACATGGAGAaacagaaagaaggaaggaaaggtCAAGTAAAATTAGGACACAAACGTATGGACATTAAACTTGCCAAAACGCTAGGCCTAATACTAATCATTTTGATTACATTTTGGTCTCCAGCCTTGGCTCTAATGACATATGATGTATTTGCCAAAGTAAGCAAAGATACCAAAAAGGTGTTTGCTTTTTGCAGCATGCTATGTTTGCTAAATTCTACCATGAATCCAATTGTTTATGCGCTAAGGAGCAAAGATATGCGCCGTTCAATAGTAAACATATTGTCTGGGTGCAAGAAGCAGCAGTCATCTCTGGAGAGCAGTATGGAGTCTGATGGACAGATCAAAAGCCAAATTATAAGTGTTTGTTCATCATGTGATAAGTATAGCCCTGTAACTTCAGAAAATAGTACCTCACCCACCATGCCTGTGTGA